GTGGCTGTCAGGACCCCAACAGGACTACGACGACGGCGGGCAGCAGCCGCATGAAGACGTGCAGCCAGTGCCGCAGGAGCCTTAGTGGCTTCCGGTCCTCTAGTTTGCGGGTGAAGGACAAGGTCAGCAGGAAAGCCGAAATGAGCAGGAAGACGTCAACCCCGCCGGAGACCCGGCCAAGCCAAATATGGTAGGCGGCCACCATCAGCACAGCCAGGGCGCGCAGACCCTGGACCTCCGGGCGGAAGCCGGGCTTCGCCGTCGTGCGTTCCGCCTGAACAGGTGCCGTCACCGCAGTTGGAGCGTCCATCATGGCTGCCACCCGGTCGCGGCAAACCACCTCTCCTCAAACATCTCAGCCATGCTGGTCACATACGTCCTGGACAGGTGGTTGTCATCCAGATACACGAACACGTTTCCCACCACGCTGGGGCAGGTGATGCCGTCGCAAAGGAGGTCGGTCATGTCCAGGAAGGCTGCGTTGCCGAACGTTCCCTGCACAGCCGCGAAGGGGCTCTCCGCGGCCAGGACCTCGGGCTGGTCCGACCTGCAATCGGCACTGTCCACGCCTTTGGACAACGCACATTCGGTGACGTTGTAATCAAAGCGGGGGTTGTCGCGGATGGCCACCACCTCGATTCCGAGGTCATTGAAGTTGGTCACCGTCTGCTCAAAGCCGTACACCAACTGCTCATCCGGTGACGACGGGGACGCCATGGTTCCCACCATGAAAACAGTGTCCGGCGCCTTCTCCGCTGCGTAGCGGAAAGCGGCGGCGTTGAAGTCATTGCACCCGGCATCGGCATCCGGGTTCTCGGGCATAAAATGGCATCCGCCCAGCAAGAGGGCAGTAACCTTCCAGTGTTCAGCCTCGGCCAGGGGGCCAAGCGCGGCCAGCCACTGCTGGGAGTGGGAGTCGCCCAACACCAGGATTTCCCTGTCGGCGTCCTCCCCCACGCCATTCTGCTGGCACTTGTCCTGCAGCTGCTTGTCCTCCGGCTTGGCATCGCCCTCGCACGGACCCGACAACGTTGCCCAGTCTTCCGGAAGTTGCTCAGCGGTGGGCAGCGTCTTTGCGCCATCGCTGACCAGATCCACGTAACCGGGGACTAGGGCGTGGGCGCCGGGGTTGTCGTTGAACGCTTGGGCCTGGGCTGCTTTGAGGTCCAGGTCCTGCTTGTACTGGAACCCCAAGAGCGGCGTGCACGCAACGGCAAGGCAGGCTGCGATGGCGATGGCCGAACGGCGGCGCTTGACCTCGGGCCACTTCCATTCCCGGAACGGCTTCTCCACATACTTGGTGGTCAGGAATGCCAGCACCAGCGACAAGGCGATGATGACCGTTCCAGACAGCCAGCCTGCATGATCCTTGCCACTCCATGCCAGGGCGATCACCAGGATGGGCCAGTGCCACAAGTAAAGGGCGTAGGAGTTGTCGCCCAGCCGGACCAGGAATTTTGAACTCAGGATCCTGTCCACGCCCAAACGGCTCTCGGTTTGGCCGGCGGCAATCACGGCAACAGCAGCCAAAGTGGGCCACAGGGCAACAAATCCGGGGAATGCCGTCTGCACCTGCAGCAGGACGCCGCAGCTGAGCATGGCGGCCACGCCGACCCATCCCATGATGACCCGGACAGGCTTGGCGAAGTTCAACCCAGGAAGAATCAGCGCCAGCAACGTGCCCAGGGCAAACTCCCACAGGCGCGCAAACGTATCGAAGTACGCCACAGCCTGGTTGGTTGCCGTGAAAATGACTGAGTAGGTAAGGGAGAGGACAAAAATAATCGCAAAAACGTACGCGAGAGTGGCCCGGTACCTCAGGCTGAACCGGCGGCAAAGAACTGCGACGGTGGCGAAAATGACGGGCCACAGGATGAACACCTGGCCCTGGATGGAGAGGGACCAGAAGTGCTGGAGCGGACTGGCGAGGCTGTGGTCGGTTGCGTAGTAATTCACGGCCAGGCCCTGCAGGAGCCAGTTTTCGAAGTAGAACAGTGAAGCCCACGCCTGGTGGACCACCTCTACCCACCGTGTAGGCGGAAGGAAGGTAAACGTCGCCGCGAGCGTGGCCAAGAGAACCACCACGACGGCGGGAAGCAGCCGCCGGAACAGGTGCAGCCAGTGCCGCACAAGGTCCATGGGCCGGCCCTGTTTATAGCGGCCGGTGAACTGCAGTGTCATAAGGAAGGCGGAGATCAGGAGGAACACATCCACGCCGCCGGAAACCCTTCCGATCCAGACGTGGTAGCTGACCACCATCAGGACGGCCAGTGACCTAAGACCTTGGATCTCTGGGCGGAATTTCGACTTTGCAACGGGTCCGGAAGACCGCCTGCCGGCGCGGGCAGGGGCTGGGATCGTTGGCATAGTCACGTTAGGCAGTTCCTCAAAAGCTGTGGCACAAAGCATCAATCATACGCGGTTTAGTGGCCGCACCCCAGTCGGGACCATCTCTTGAACCGCCTTCCGAAGGTCAATTACCTCAGGTCCAGCTATGCATTTTCCCAGTCCTGCCTGTGCGTGGCCTGTGCCCGAATCACAGCCAAGCGCACGTGATGGAACTACGCTGGAGCCGGGCCGGAGGAAGGAAATCCATGATCGTGCAGCTGCGCCTTTGCGTGCCAACGGAGATGTCCGAGGCCGCCGTGAAGTGTTGCACCGATAACACCGGAGCCGCCGAGGTGGCCGTTCACAAAAGTGCTTCCGTAGTGCCACCTGGCGACGTGATCACCGTTCAGATCGCCCGGGAATCCGCGGAAGAACTGATCGAGCGGCTTCATGAGCTCAAGGTTCCGGACCTGGGCTCCATCTCCATATCGTCGCCGGACCTGGTCCTGTCCAAACGCGCTGACGACGCCGAGGCAGCCGCGCCCGGAGAATCGGCCGACGCCGTCATTTGGGACGAGGTTTCCAGGCAAACCGGCGAGGACTCGAAACTGACGTGGAGCTTCCTGGCATTTTTGGTGATTGCGACGCAGTTGGCGGCGATCGGGATTGTGACCGATTCAACCATCGCGATTGTGGGCGCAATGGTGGTGGGACCCGAGTTCGGACCGCTCGCTGCGTTGGCTGTGGGGCTGGTGGAACGCAAGTGGCGATTGGTACGTGCCTCGGTGCTCGCCCTGGGTGTTGGTTTCCCCCTCGCGATGCTGGTCACGGCAGTTGCAGCGTGGCTCTCAGTGCCCCTCGGGTTGTTCCCCGAGGACACGTTGGAGCGGGGATCAGCCGTCGAGTTCATCTACCATCCGGGTCCGTACTCGCTGATCGTGGCCGCACTCGCCGGAGCGGCGGGAATGCTGTCCATGATCAGCCACCGGTCCTCAGCGCTGGTGGGTGTGTTCATTTCCGTCACGACTGTTCCGGCTGCAGGCTACGTTGCCGTTGCGTTGGTTCTGGGTGAATACAGCAAAGCGGCCGGATCAGCGATGCAGCTGGCACTCAACCTGGTGGGCATCGTGTCAGCTGCGGCTGCGGTTTTATTGTTCTACCGGCTCATCGGCAAGCGGGTCTCCTTGGCCCGGCGACCGTCCGGCTCCGGACGTCGCTCCGTTGCCAACCGGCGGGCCAGGTAGCGGGCGTCCCGGCAGACTCCGGGAAGCGTTGCCGAGGCTGCCGCGAAGAGGAACTCCTGACCGATGAAGAACACGCCGGGAACGTCGTCTGCTACTCCCCTGGTCTGCCTCGGCTCACCCTGTTCGTCGAAGACCGGCAGTTTCACCCACGAGTACTCCTCCTGATACCCCGTGCACCAAATGACGTTCACGGCCTCCACCCTTGTCCCGTCGTCCAGGACCGGCAAGCCTTCCGAAACCCCCGCCAGCCTTGGAACCAACTGCACTCCCGCGGCCGCCAGGTCCTTGGTCTTGGTCCGGATCAGCGGCGCCGCCATGGATTTGAACCCCGGGGCGGCCTTGCGTCCGATCGACGTGTTAAGCGTGAGAACGTGGACGCCCAGGAACTTCACTACCGGCAGGGCGAAACGTGCTGCTGCCCGGCCATGCTTCATGGGCATTTCGCCGCTGGGCTTCCCGGCAAGAACGGTGGCATGCGACCCTCCAACGTCAAGGGCGATCTCCGCCCCCGAGTTCCCAAGCCCCACAACCAGTACCGTTCCGTCCCTCAGCTGCCCCGTGTTCTTGTAGTCCTGGGAATGCAGCTGGACTATGTCCGGATCCAGCTCTCCTGCGAACCCGGGACGTTTCGGACGATGGTGCCCGCCGGTCGCAATCACCACGTTGCGCGCGTGCCAGTGCCGGTCCCCTGCCGCGACAACAAACCCCTCACCTTCGGATCTGATTTCCTCCACATGGACACTGGACACGAACGGGAGGTCAAAACGACGCACATAATCCTCCAGATAGTCGGCCAGTTGATCTTTCGTGGGGAACGCAAGGCGGTGTCCGGGGAAAGGCCAGCCCGGAAGCCCGTCATATTTGGCGGGCGTGAACAGCTTGAGTGAGTCCCAGCGTTGACGCCAGGCATCCCCTGGCCTTCCGTGCTGATCCAGAATGAGGAAGTCACGGCCTTCCTTGGCCAACCAGTATGCGAGCGCGAGCCCGGCCTGGCCACCTCCCACGATGACGGTGTCTACCTCTTGAAGTTGGTTCGATGTCATGATGCGCTCCTTTCGCGTTGCAGTGGATCCTTTGTTGTTTGGTCCAACTTGTTGTTTGGTCCAACCGGTCAATGCACCTCATGCGGTATGTGAACCTCCCTCGGACTGGCTTCGTGCACCTCAGACGGCCTGGCCTCGGGCGTCTTCCGGTACCGCAGGCACCACGCGAGCATCAGTGCGGATGCCACTACATAGAAGGCGTGCAGAAGCCATACAGGACCGGCCGGAAGATCAAAGACATAGAACGAATGCACGGCATTGGCGATGTTGGTCAGGGCAATGTTCCCCAGGCTGTAGGACGCCACATCCTTTGTTCGGACCGCCTTGAGAAGCATGGGCAGCATGCTGGCGGCGAAGAGCACGGTTGAAACGGTGCCGGCAAGCAGTGGAATGTTCATAGGGCCAAGCTATGAGCCCAGCCCCTCCCGTCGCGTCGGCAGAATGACGCATTCGATTCCACACGGTATGGGTATTTCTGCGCAGCAGGTGACAGAGGGTCCTGCGGAACGGTGCGGGAGGTGATGGGGGTTCAGTGGATCAGGCCATGCTCGAAGGCGTAGCCCGTGGCGGCGGTCCTGGACGGCACAGCAAGTTTGGACAGGATGTTGCTGACGTGCCTGGCCACGGTCTTTTCGCTGAGATACAGCTCCCTGGCGATGGTACGGTTCGCGTGGCCACTGGCAACGAGCTGCAAGACTTCCAGCTCACGGCTGGTCAGCGGAGAACTGTTCTGACTTTTCTCGCCCGTGAGCTCCAAAACATGGGCCACTGCAGGCGCCGCTCCGAGATCGGCAAACTCATCTTTGGCAGCTTCAAACTCCATGGCAGCCGAGTCCGGATCTCCCAGCTGCGAGCAAGCACGCCCCGCCAGGACCCTGCAACTGGCCGCGCCGTACGGAGCCTCCAGGCTGTACCAAAGACGCCACGCCTTTCTCGCCACTGACAGGGAAGCGTGCGGTTTGCCCTCCGCAAGCAGCACAGTGGCTTCCGCCTGGCCAGCGAGCGCCTGCTCGAGGGGCATGCCGCCGCCTTCCGGGGACCCGAACTCGTCTGCGGCGGCCCGAGCCGCCTTGACGTCTCCGGCAGCAAGTTCGACGTCGACGACGGCCGGGAGGAGTCGACGGCGGTTGGCTGGGTCAGAAAGGGAAAGGGCACGGCGAAGCATGGACTGGGCTTGTGGCTCTTTGCCCTGCCCGGCCAGGACGAGTGCCAGCCCTGGCAGGGCCTCGAATCCGGTCTCAGCGGCCTTGGCATAAGCTGCCATGGCTTCATCGTCACGGCCGGTCAGGCGAAACAGCTCGCCCTGGAGGTACCACGCGCCCCAGACTGCTTCCGGGTCGCCATGGCGGGAACGGTCCTGGGCGATCCGGAGTGCGGCCGTGGCATCCTCCCAGGCACCGTGGAGGATGAACAGTTCGGCCCTGTGCGACTGGCACTGCCCGCTGAACATGACCATGTCCGGTTGCTGTCCGCACCACCGGGCAAGTGCAGCTGTCCACTCGTGGGCACGCTTGACGTCCAAGGTCAGGCGACAGCTTCCGATGACTGCACAGTAGATAATGCCGGACGGAATGGGCGACACTTCGCCGGCGGTGACGGAAACCATGACGTCGTCCAGGAACTCCAGGCCCTCAGCGGGAAAACCCAACGCGATCCGTGCTGTACCCACGCCCAGCTGGCCCAAGGCCGTCAGGTCCCGGTCGTGGAAGCGCTGCCCCACAGCCAAGGCACGGCCAAAAAGCTCGTTGCCGGCTTCCGGGTTTCCCCCATACAGCGCGCCCAGCGCCGATGGGATCAAAAGGTAGCCCTCCGCTTCGGTGGGGTCATCCATCCCATCCACCAACTGCTTGGCCCTGGATAACCAGCCGGAACCACGTGCGGGTTCCCCGAGGTTCATAAGGTACAGGACCAGCCACGCAGCGCAGCGGGCAGCTCCGGCAATGTCCCCCATGGTCACGTACTCGTCATGTGCCCGCGTCAGATAGGCCACACCTTCCGATTCCTTGCCCAGGAGCATGGCAACCGAGGCAACAAGCTCAATGTCCTGGGAGGCAGGCCGCCTTCGGTATCCGCCCGGGCGAGGCAGTCCAAGGCATCGCTCCAGCGATGCTCGAAGAACGCCGAGCGTCCGAGATCCAAGGTTGTGGCCGGCATAGTCGTTACTCATCCCGCGACCGGGAACAGCCCGGTTGGCGCACCCAAGCCGCCGTATAAGCGTCAGGTTACTGCCGTCGTCGAACGCTCACAATAGCTTGGGCAGGCGTGCCTGCCGGGCGCCCCGGGACGCAAGAAGCCCCGGCCACGCGAACGTGACCGGGGCTCCAATAAATCAGGCTGCTAGTGGCTGTGGCCTGCGTGTGCGTCTTCTTCCTCAGCCGGCTTCTCGGCAACCAGGGTCTCGGTGGTGAGAACCAGGGCAGCGATGGAAGCGGCGTTGCGGAGAGCCGAACGGGTGACCTTGACGGGGTCGATCACGCCAGCGGCGATCAGGTCCTCGTACTCGCCGGACTTGGCGTTGAAGCCGTGGTTGGCTTCCAGCTCGGACACCTTGGCAACAACAACGAAACCGTCGAAGCCGGCGTTCTGGGCGATCCAGCGCAGCGGCTGAACCAGGGCGCGGCGGACGATGCCCACAGCTGCTGCTGCGTCACCTTCCAGCGCCTTGACGGCCGGGGACTCGTCCAGTGCCTTGAGGGCGTGGATGAGAGCGGAACCGCCACCGGAAACGATGCCTTCTTCGAGGGCTGCACGCGTAGAGGAAACAGCGTCCTCGATGCGGTGCTTCTTTTCCTTCAGCTCAACCTCGGTGGCTGCGCCGACCTTGATCACGCCGATGCCGCCGGCCAGCTTGGCCAGGCGTTCCTGCAGCTTTTCCTTGTCCCAGTCGGAGTCCGTCCGGGTGAGCTCAGCGCGCAGCTGGGCAACGCGGTCAGCCACGTCCTCAGCAGTGCCGGCGCCGTCAACGATGGTGGTGTTGTCCTTGGTCACCGTGATGCGGCGTGCGGTACCGAGTACCTCGAGGCCAACGGTGTCCAGGCTCAGGCCAAGGTCCGGGGAAACAACCTGGGCGCCCGTGAGCGTGGCGATGTCCTGGAGCATGGCCTTGCGGCGGTCGCCGAAGCCCGGAGCCTTGACGGCAACAACGTTGAGGGTGCCGCGGATGCGGTTGACGATCAGCGTCGAGAGGGCTTCGCCTTCGATGTCTTCGGCAATGATGAAGAGCGGCTTGTTGGCCTGCAGGGCCTTCTCCAACAGCGGCAGGAAGTCCTGCAGCGAGGAGATTTTGCCCTGGTTAATCAGGATGAGGGCGTCCTCGAGGACGGCTTCCTGGCGCTCTGCGTCGGTGACGAAGTACGGGGACAGGTAGCCCTTGTCGAACTGCATGCCTTCGGTGAGGACCAGCTCGGTCTGGGTGGTGGAGGACTCTTCAATGGTGATGACACCGTCCTTGCCAACCTTGCCGAACGCTTCGGCGAGGAGCTCGCCGACTTCGTCGCTCTGCGCGGAGATGGCTGCGACGCTGGCAACCTGGGTGCCTTCAACTTCGCGGGCGTTCTCCAGGAGGCGGGCTGCGACGGCTTCAACGGAAACCTCGATGCCACGCTTGATCTCACCCGGAGCGGCGCCGGCGGCAACGTTGCGCAGGCCTTCCTTGACCAGGGCCTGTGCAAGCACGGTGGCCGTGGTGGTGCCGTCGCCTGCGACGTCGTTGGTCTTGGTGGCTACTTCCTTGGCCAGCTGTGCGCCAAGGTTCTCGTAGGGGTCGTCAAGCTCAACTTCACGCGCGATGGTGACGCCATCGTTGGTGATCGTGGGAGCGCCCCACTTCTTGTCCAGCACGACGTTGCGGCCGCGCGGGCCAAGCGTCACCTTGACAGTGTTGGCGAGCTTGTCGATACCGGCCTCAAGAGACCGGCGGGCAGCATCGTTAAAAGCAAGCTGCTTTGCCATGGTTGTGTCCTTTCAAGACAGAAAACCCGCACCGCTGAAGGTCGGAAATGATTTCCAACGCGACGGCGGTGCGGGGCTCCGGGAAGTTACTTTACGACGATCGCAAGGACGTCGCGGGCGGACAGAACGAGGTACTCGTTGCCGCCGGTCTTGACTTCGGTTCCACCGTACTTGGAGTAGATGACGACGTCGCCAACAGCTACGTCAACCGGTACGCGGTTGCCGTTGTCATCGAAGCGGCCGGGGCCGATTGCAACAACTTCGCCTTCCTGCGGCTTTTCCTGTGCGGAGTCCGGAATGACCAGGCCGGAAGCCGTGGTCTGCTCTGCTTCGAGCGGGCGAACAACAATACGATCCTCAAGAGGCTTAATCGAGACCGACACTCGGACTCTCCTTTTCATGAGCTGATTCATGGACTAAGAACTAGGGTGCCGGAGCGTACATCCGCCGTCGCGGTGCCGGAAGACGCTTGGCATTTATTAGCACCCTCCGGGGGAGAGTGCTAACTAGACTCTATGTAAATCGTTAGCACTCGGTCAAGGTGAGTGCCAGCATTTCGTCATGGGTGAACGCAGGTCACCGTCCCGTGAGGTCATCCAGGTCGTAGTCCTGGCCGTCGTCATCCTCGTCCAGCGGGGCGTTGCCACGGTTCAGGTACAGGAGCACAGCGGCCGCAACAGCAACGACGCCGGAAATCACCAGGGTGATAATCCCACCGGTTCGGGCGCCGCTGTAGAGCCCGCGGATGTCCCGCGCTTCGTCGGTGGCATCATTGACGCTCTTGCCTGCGACGGAATAGGTGGCCGCATTGAAGGAATCCAACGCGAAGATGATGATCAGCAGGCCTATGCAGACCACAGCGATCACGGCCCCCGCTATGAGGGCGGGTCGCGCGAACTTCATCATGGTGGAGGGTTGCGGGGCTGCGGTGTCTTCCATGAAAACAACCCTATCCGGCTGGTTCGCCCGTCACGTTGTCAAGTGCCGCGCCGTTAGGCTTGATTCCATGCCTCACGCACCGCAGGAACAGATCGCACCCTTGCTGACCACTGAAGGATGGGAACTCCTGGCCTCCTTGGGGCCCTACCGCGAGGCCGACGCTTTCAGCACCAATGCGGATCTCCGCAAAGCCGGCCACTCCGCCGAATTGGTGGCCGCAGTCCTGACGCAATCACGGCTGCGCACCCGCGCCGAGGCAAAGTTCGGCGAGTTCGCCCGGCAGATGCTGTTCACCCAGGCAGGCTTGGAGCAGGCCACGCGGTTGAATGTCGCCGCCCGGCACGCCGAGCGCTTCGCCAAGGCCGGCATCTCCCATGTGGCCGACCTCGGGTGTGGCCTCGGCGCCGATTCCATGGCCATGGCGTCCATGGACATTTCAGTGACAGCCGTTGAGATGGATGAAACCACTGCTGCCTGCGCCACCATTAACCTCATCCCGTTCCCGCACGCCACCGTGGTGCACTCGGACGCCACGTCTGTGGAGCTGGACGGGATCGACGGCGTATGGCTGGATCCTGCACGCCGCACGACGTCCACGTCGGGGACCAAGCGGATTTGGGACCCTGAGGCCTTCTCTCCCCCCTTGTCCTTCGTGGAGAAGCTGGCGGCCACCGGACGTGCCATCGGCGTCAAGATGGGCCCCGGCATCCCGCATGACTCCGTTCCCTCCGGCTGTGAAGCCCAGTGGGTCTCGGTGGGCGGGGACGTCACCGAAGTGACCCTGTGGTTCAACGCCGTAGCCCGACCCGGCGTGCGCCGTGCTGCCCTGGTCATCGGCAGCCAGGGCGCCGCCGAAATCACCAGCGGCGAGGACTTCGACGCCGGTCCGGCAGCCGCCGTCGGGCCTGTTGAAGGTTTCTTGTACGAACCGGACGGCGCAGTGATCCGCGCAGGCCTGGTGGCCGACATCGCTGAAAGGCTGGGCGGGCATCTGGTGGACGAGCACATCGCCTACATCTGCGCGCCGGAACTGCACGACACTCCGTTTGCCCGGGCCTACAAGGTGCTTGAGGTGATGCCCTACAACGTCAAGGCCCTCAAGGCCTGGGTGAAAAGCAATGGCATCACCGTGCTGGACATCAAGAAGCGCGGCACGGCCGTGACTCCCGAGGAGCTGCGCAAGCAATTGCTTCCCGCCAAACCATCAAAGGGCAAGGACGCAAAAACAGCCACCCTGGTCCTCACCAGGATCGGCGAGGAAAGAGTGGCTGTTGTGGTGGAGCCGGTCACGGCCTAGCACCTCAGCGACGGGAGAACTCCGAGGCTTCGCGGACCTGTCCGGCACTGGGGCGCACACCCGTGTACAGCACGAATTGTTCTTCGGCCTGGATGGCGATGACCTCGGCACCGGTGATGACCTTCGTGCCGGAGTTTCTGGCGGCGGTGATGAGCGGCGTCTCCGAAGGCAGCGCAACGACGTCGAACACCACCTGCGCAGCAGCAATGGTGGCGTCATCGAAGGACTGGGCAGTTTCGTCCGCACCCGCCATGCCCAGCGGGGTGACGTTGATGATCAGGTCCGCTGTTGAGCCGTTGACGTCGTCCTGCCACCCGAATCCGTAGAGGTCCGCGAGTGCACGGCCGGTGGTTTCATTGCGGGCCACGATAGTGACAGCGGTGAACCCCGCGTCCCGGAGCGCTGCGGCTACGGCCTTGGCCATGCCTCCGGCACCCCTGAGAAGGACAGTGTGGCTGCTGGGAACCTGGTGGTCCTTCAGGAGCCGGGCAATGGCGATGTAATCGGTGTTGTAGGCAGTAAGGACGCCGTCGTTGTTCACGATGGTGTTCACCGAATCGATGGCTTTGGCCGAAGGGTCCATCACGTCAACCAGCGGGATGACGGCTTCCTTGTACGGCATGGACACCGCGGCACCCCGGATGGGGAGGCCGCGGATGCCCGCTACCGCGAGGGTGATGTCAGTGGGCGCGAATGCCTTGTAAACAAAGTTCAGGCCGAGCAGATCGTAGAGATAGTTGTGGAACCTGGTCCCGATATTGCTGGGCCGGGCCGCAAGCGAAATGCACAGGGACATGTCTTTGTTCAGGATTGGCATTCCCCCATTAAACGCCCTGTTGGTAGAGCCGTGTATTCATTGCACTTTTTACCCTGCCGCGAGTTAGCCCTGGCGCGCCTTCATCCTGGGGTTGTTCTTGTTGATGACGAAGGTACGCCCCCGCCTTCGCACGATCTGGGCGCCGGGGATCTTCTTGAGGGCACGCAGTGAATTCCTGACCTTCATGGTGTTTCTCCTTTGATGTGGGTGTGGGTCTTCGGTTTAGAGGGCGTCGCTGAGTTCCAGGGGGTCGTCCCAGACGCCGGAGTCCAGTGTCATTTCGGCCTCCGTCAGTTGGCAGCCATCCAGGAGTTCGCGGATTTCCGTGGGATCGATGTCCTCGGAGCGTCCGGTGATGGCAAGGACGGTGCCGCGGTCGCCGTGGTGTGGGTGCCAGTCCAGGAACGCGTCGACGTCGGCGCCGGCCTTTGCGGTTGCCCCCTCGCCAGGGCCGGATCCTGCTGAGTCGGCCAGCCAGTTCCCGGTACTTTCCAGCCAGACCCTGGGGCCTATGCCCTGGACGGCGATCCGCCGCGTGGGCGCGGAGGCGATCCACAGCCGACCGCGCAGCCAGTGCGTACCGATGGCCAGCTGTGGCAGCGCATCACGGAAGCGTCCTGGGTGAAGGGGACGGCCCGTTTTGTGGAGCACGGTCCGGAAGGGACCCGGATTTTCACTCAGGGGCACACGCACGACGCCGGGCCGGTTACGTGCCGCTGCTTCAGCATCGTCGAAGCAACCCGGCCGGAATTCCCCGGCCGACCCGACGGCGTTGGCATGGGGCGCCAACTGGCCCAGCAGCTCCAGGCCAACCAGCCATGCCTCCGATCCTTCACGTTGATCCCCGGTCAATACCGCTCCCAGACCCGGGGAAACCATCACGGTATCCACTTGGCCGAACTCACCGATCAGGAATTCGCCACTGGTGCGCTCATCCTGGGGCATGGAGGTGAACCCGGATTCGAACAGGGTGTGTCGGTCCCAGATGTGGTCATCCAAATCCGCCGGGTCCATGGCCAGCACCGCATTGTCCATGACCGCCGGCTGGCTGAGTCCACGGCGAAGTTCTGCGACGGCCATTCCTGCGGCGACTCCCGGCGGGAGGCCCAGGACCACGTGGTCGAAGCCGCAGGCGGCGAGGCGTTCCGCCGTCGGGACTACGTCAAGCCGGACGGTGCAGCTGAGGCAACCATGCTCCAGGACCGTGGTTTCGCGTTCGAACAGCTGACCGCCCCGATAGACGCGTCGGAGGACCAGGGAACCGTCCAGGAGATCATGGAGGACCACCACGGAGTTCTCATGGGTTCGGCCGAGCCTTGCGGTGGCTGCCTCGCGGCATTGGCTGTCCAGGGAACTGACTACTGTGAGGTGCATGGCTAGAGTCTAATGCGAACAATTCTCATTAACAAATGACCGCATGCTTCGACGGCAGTTCCTGTCGATATCACCGGCGTTCCGGCTGCATTAGACTTGATCCGACCGCTGGCGGCCCCGCAGCGGGGGACCGCGCCCAGCTGACACAAAACAATGAGGGGACTGAGGGGACTACGTGCAGATTGATTTTGCGCCATCCAGGCAATCGACACTGGGTGTGGAATGGGAGTTGGCGCTCGTCAATGCACGTACCGGGGAACTGGTATCGGTAGCGAACGATGTCCTGAAAGGCGTCGCTGCCAACCACCCGGACCTCAATG
Above is a genomic segment from Arthrobacter sp. YN containing:
- a CDS encoding class I SAM-dependent methyltransferase produces the protein MPHAPQEQIAPLLTTEGWELLASLGPYREADAFSTNADLRKAGHSAELVAAVLTQSRLRTRAEAKFGEFARQMLFTQAGLEQATRLNVAARHAERFAKAGISHVADLGCGLGADSMAMASMDISVTAVEMDETTAACATINLIPFPHATVVHSDATSVELDGIDGVWLDPARRTTSTSGTKRIWDPEAFSPPLSFVEKLAATGRAIGVKMGPGIPHDSVPSGCEAQWVSVGGDVTEVTLWFNAVARPGVRRAALVIGSQGAAEITSGEDFDAGPAAAVGPVEGFLYEPDGAVIRAGLVADIAERLGGHLVDEHIAYICAPELHDTPFARAYKVLEVMPYNVKALKAWVKSNGITVLDIKKRGTAVTPEELRKQLLPAKPSKGKDAKTATLVLTRIGEERVAVVVEPVTA
- the groES gene encoding co-chaperone GroES yields the protein MSVSIKPLEDRIVVRPLEAEQTTASGLVIPDSAQEKPQEGEVVAIGPGRFDDNGNRVPVDVAVGDVVIYSKYGGTEVKTGGNEYLVLSARDVLAIVVK
- a CDS encoding GTP-binding protein, with amino-acid sequence MHLTVVSSLDSQCREAATARLGRTHENSVVVLHDLLDGSLVLRRVYRGGQLFERETTVLEHGCLSCTVRLDVVPTAERLAACGFDHVVLGLPPGVAAGMAVAELRRGLSQPAVMDNAVLAMDPADLDDHIWDRHTLFESGFTSMPQDERTSGEFLIGEFGQVDTVMVSPGLGAVLTGDQREGSEAWLVGLELLGQLAPHANAVGSAGEFRPGCFDDAEAAARNRPGVVRVPLSENPGPFRTVLHKTGRPLHPGRFRDALPQLAIGTHWLRGRLWIASAPTRRIAVQGIGPRVWLESTGNWLADSAGSGPGEGATAKAGADVDAFLDWHPHHGDRGTVLAITGRSEDIDPTEIRELLDGCQLTEAEMTLDSGVWDDPLELSDAL
- a CDS encoding shikimate 5-dehydrogenase codes for the protein MPILNKDMSLCISLAARPSNIGTRFHNYLYDLLGLNFVYKAFAPTDITLAVAGIRGLPIRGAAVSMPYKEAVIPLVDVMDPSAKAIDSVNTIVNNDGVLTAYNTDYIAIARLLKDHQVPSSHTVLLRGAGGMAKAVAAALRDAGFTAVTIVARNETTGRALADLYGFGWQDDVNGSTADLIINVTPLGMAGADETAQSFDDATIAAAQVVFDVVALPSETPLITAARNSGTKVITGAEVIAIQAEEQFVLYTGVRPSAGQVREASEFSRR
- the ykgO gene encoding type B 50S ribosomal protein L36 is translated as MKVRNSLRALKKIPGAQIVRRRGRTFVINKNNPRMKARQG
- the groL gene encoding chaperonin GroEL (60 kDa chaperone family; promotes refolding of misfolded polypeptides especially under stressful conditions; forms two stacked rings of heptamers to form a barrel-shaped 14mer; ends can be capped by GroES; misfolded proteins enter the barrel where they are refolded when GroES binds), whose translation is MAKQLAFNDAARRSLEAGIDKLANTVKVTLGPRGRNVVLDKKWGAPTITNDGVTIAREVELDDPYENLGAQLAKEVATKTNDVAGDGTTTATVLAQALVKEGLRNVAAGAAPGEIKRGIEVSVEAVAARLLENAREVEGTQVASVAAISAQSDEVGELLAEAFGKVGKDGVITIEESSTTQTELVLTEGMQFDKGYLSPYFVTDAERQEAVLEDALILINQGKISSLQDFLPLLEKALQANKPLFIIAEDIEGEALSTLIVNRIRGTLNVVAVKAPGFGDRRKAMLQDIATLTGAQVVSPDLGLSLDTVGLEVLGTARRITVTKDNTTIVDGAGTAEDVADRVAQLRAELTRTDSDWDKEKLQERLAKLAGGIGVIKVGAATEVELKEKKHRIEDAVSSTRAALEEGIVSGGGSALIHALKALDESPAVKALEGDAAAAVGIVRRALVQPLRWIAQNAGFDGFVVVAKVSELEANHGFNAKSGEYEDLIAAGVIDPVKVTRSALRNAASIAALVLTTETLVAEKPAEEEDAHAGHSH